From Acidimicrobiales bacterium, the proteins below share one genomic window:
- the sigH gene encoding RNA polymerase sporulation sigma factor SigH: MALRLDLTPLIELSDTELVARFHEGDHEALQILLERYRRFARAKARGYFLVGADSDDIEQEGMIGLFKAARDYNPDRQASFRAFAELCITRQVITAIKTATRQKHQPLNQYVSISGVRGTDDPSERTVEDLLDDHYLADPADEIVSNERMAEMRRSMAEMLSGLEVDVLRLYVEGKSYQEIGDQLGRHVKSIDNALQRIKRKLDVHLQERALEDAVPV, translated from the coding sequence ATGGCCCTTCGCCTCGATCTCACCCCCCTGATTGAGCTGTCCGACACTGAACTGGTGGCTCGCTTCCACGAGGGAGACCACGAGGCGCTGCAGATCCTGCTCGAGCGCTACCGGCGCTTCGCCCGGGCCAAGGCCCGCGGCTACTTCCTCGTCGGGGCCGACTCCGACGACATCGAGCAGGAGGGCATGATCGGCCTGTTCAAGGCCGCTCGCGACTACAACCCCGACCGCCAGGCGTCGTTCCGGGCCTTCGCCGAACTGTGCATCACCCGCCAGGTCATCACCGCCATCAAGACGGCGACCCGGCAGAAGCACCAGCCCCTCAACCAGTACGTGTCGATCTCGGGCGTCCGCGGCACCGACGACCCCAGCGAGCGCACCGTCGAGGATCTGCTCGACGACCACTACCTGGCCGACCCGGCCGACGAGATCGTGTCCAACGAGCGCATGGCCGAGATGCGGCGCTCGATGGCCGAGATGCTCTCGGGCCTGGAGGTCGACGTCCTGCGCCTCTACGTGGAGGGCAAGTCGTACCAGGAGATCGGCGACCAGCTGGGCCGCCACGTGAAGTCGATCGACAACGCCCTGCAGCGCATCAAGCGCAAGCTCGACGTGCACCTGCAGGAGCGTGCGCTCGAAGACGCCGTCCCCGTCTAA
- the rlmB gene encoding 23S rRNA (guanosine(2251)-2'-O)-methyltransferase RlmB, whose product MREKPRKGNRGQVHRDAVAKKQAPQKAARAAGRAAAKARRQGLPTAQGAAPVRRRLPQADPAPVRRPSGPRGLGGEQVEGRRAVRELLTARRRKVRDVWLADGLDESPLLAEILDQASEQRIPIRTVSRGRLEGEARTDSPQGVLAHADPLPELDLDDLARPDAFLLCLDGITDPHNLGALLRTAECAGVTGVVVPKHRAAHVTPTVAKAAAGAIEHMPIAVVPGIPAALKTLGDAGVWSIGLDAEAPKSLFELDFDVASTPIALVLGAEGAGLSRLARQRCDLLASIPQFGAIDSLNVAAAGAVASFELARRRSS is encoded by the coding sequence ATGAGAGAAAAACCCCGCAAGGGCAACCGAGGACAGGTCCACCGCGACGCGGTGGCCAAGAAGCAGGCGCCCCAGAAGGCCGCACGCGCCGCGGGCCGCGCCGCTGCCAAGGCCCGCCGCCAGGGCCTCCCGACGGCCCAGGGCGCGGCCCCTGTGCGCCGCCGCCTCCCGCAGGCCGACCCGGCCCCCGTCCGCCGCCCCAGCGGCCCGCGGGGCCTGGGCGGCGAACAGGTCGAGGGCCGCCGCGCCGTCCGGGAACTGCTCACAGCGCGGCGTCGCAAGGTCCGTGACGTGTGGCTGGCCGACGGCCTCGACGAGTCGCCTTTGCTGGCCGAGATACTCGACCAGGCCTCCGAGCAGCGCATCCCCATCCGCACAGTCAGCCGGGGCCGCCTTGAGGGCGAGGCCCGCACCGACTCGCCGCAGGGCGTGCTGGCCCACGCCGACCCCCTCCCCGAGCTCGACCTCGACGACCTGGCCCGCCCCGACGCCTTCCTCCTCTGCCTCGACGGCATCACCGACCCCCACAACCTGGGTGCCCTCCTGCGCACGGCGGAGTGCGCAGGCGTGACCGGCGTGGTCGTGCCCAAGCACCGGGCCGCCCACGTCACCCCCACGGTGGCCAAGGCGGCGGCAGGCGCCATCGAGCACATGCCGATCGCCGTGGTGCCGGGCATCCCCGCCGCCCTCAAGACACTGGGTGACGCCGGGGTTTGGTCAATTGGCCTGGACGCCGAGGCCCCCAAGAGCCTCTTCGAGCTCGACTTCGACGTGGCCTCCACGCCCATCGCCCTGGTGCTGGGCGCCGAGGGGGCAGGCCTGTCGCGGCTGGCCCGCCAGCGGTGCGACCTATTGGCGTCGATCCCGCAGTTCGGGGCCATCGACTCGCTCAACGTGGCCGCCGCCGGCGCGGTCGCCTCGTTCGAGCTTGCCCGCCGCCGATCCTCCTAG
- the ispF gene encoding 2-C-methyl-D-erythritol 2,4-cyclodiphosphate synthase, translating into MRVGMGFDVHPFEDGRRLVLGGVHFEGERGLKGHSDADAVAHAVADALLGAAGMGDLGGLFPDTDPQWAGADSIALLTEVVARVHNAGYQPVNVDCTVVLEAPKLAPRRAEMQDRLSAALGAPVTVKATRAEGLGAIGRGEGIACYAVALLEDITA; encoded by the coding sequence GTGAGGGTCGGCATGGGCTTCGACGTGCACCCGTTCGAGGACGGCAGGCGCCTCGTCCTGGGCGGCGTCCACTTCGAGGGCGAGCGGGGCCTCAAGGGGCACAGCGACGCCGACGCCGTCGCCCACGCCGTGGCCGACGCCCTGCTGGGTGCGGCCGGGATGGGGGACCTCGGCGGGCTGTTTCCCGACACCGACCCGCAGTGGGCGGGCGCCGACAGCATCGCCCTGCTCACCGAGGTGGTCGCCCGTGTGCATAACGCCGGCTATCAGCCCGTGAACGTCGACTGCACGGTCGTGTTGGAGGCGCCCAAGCTGGCGCCCCGCCGGGCGGAGATGCAGGATCGCCTCAGCGCCGCGCTAGGCGCCCCCGTCACCGTCAAGGCCACCCGGGCCGAGGGCCTGGGTGCCATCGGCCGGGGCGAGGGCATCGCCTGCTACGCCGTCGCCCTGCTGGAGGACATCACCGCATGA